A region from the Mycolicibacterium phlei genome encodes:
- the glgB gene encoding 1,4-alpha-glucan branching protein GlgB, with the protein MTQTTQASSPHLRPHTADLNRLLAGEHHDPHSILGAHEYDDHTVIRAYRPHALEVVALIGGNRYPLQHLEAGLFAVAVPFTGLIDYRLEVHYPDGDGGTHVLTVADAYRFLPTLGEMDLHLFAEGRHERLWEVLGAHPRTYTTADGVVEGVSFAVWAPNAKGVSLIGEFNHWDGNEAQLRVLGSSGVWELFWPGFEIGGLYKFRIHGADGSVSDRADPMAFGTEVPPRTASRVTVSDYTWGDDEWMARRAAQNPVFEPMSTLEVHLMSWRPGLTYRELATQLTEYVVENGFTHVELMPVAEHPFGGSWGYQVTSYYAPTSRLGTPDDFRYLVDTLHQAGIGVIMDWVPAHFPKDAWALGRFDGTALYEHSDPRRGEQLDWGTYVFDFGRNEVRNFLVANALYWLQEFHIDGLRVDAVASMLYLDYSRPSGGWTPNIYGGRENLEAVQFLQEMNATVHKAAPGIVTIAEESTSWPGVTRPTSLGGLGFSMKWNMGWMNDTLEFIKRDPIHRSYHHHEITFSMLYAFSENFVLPISHDEVVHGKGTLWSRMPGNDHNKAAGVRSLLAYQWAHPGKQLLFMGQEFGQRAEWSEERGVDWYQLDENGFSTGIQRMVRDMNAVYRRSRALWSQDTRPEGYSWIDANDSTNNVLSFLRYGDDGSVLACVFNFSGVEHSSYRVGLPHAGTWREVLNTDADIYNGSGIGNYGAVEATSEPWHGRPASAVMVLPPLSALWFEYVRPEGRS; encoded by the coding sequence ATGACGCAGACCACACAGGCCAGCAGCCCGCATCTGAGGCCGCACACCGCCGACCTGAACCGGCTGCTGGCCGGTGAGCACCACGATCCGCACTCGATTCTCGGCGCGCACGAGTACGACGACCACACGGTGATCCGGGCCTACCGTCCGCACGCACTGGAGGTCGTCGCGCTGATCGGCGGGAACCGCTACCCGCTGCAGCATCTCGAGGCCGGGCTGTTCGCCGTGGCGGTGCCGTTCACCGGCCTGATCGACTACCGGCTCGAGGTGCACTACCCGGACGGCGACGGCGGCACCCACGTGCTCACCGTCGCCGACGCCTACCGGTTCCTGCCCACCCTCGGCGAGATGGACCTGCACCTGTTCGCCGAGGGCCGCCACGAACGGCTGTGGGAGGTGCTGGGCGCGCATCCGCGCACCTACACCACCGCCGACGGCGTCGTCGAGGGCGTGTCGTTCGCGGTGTGGGCGCCGAATGCCAAGGGCGTCAGCCTGATCGGCGAGTTCAACCACTGGGACGGCAACGAGGCGCAGCTGCGGGTGCTCGGCTCGTCGGGAGTGTGGGAGCTGTTCTGGCCGGGCTTCGAGATCGGCGGGCTGTACAAGTTCCGCATCCACGGCGCCGACGGTTCGGTCAGCGACCGCGCCGACCCGATGGCCTTCGGCACCGAGGTGCCGCCGCGGACCGCGTCCAGGGTGACGGTCAGCGACTACACCTGGGGCGACGACGAGTGGATGGCGCGGCGCGCCGCGCAGAATCCGGTGTTCGAGCCGATGAGCACCCTCGAGGTGCACCTGATGTCGTGGCGGCCGGGCCTGACCTACCGCGAACTGGCCACCCAGCTCACCGAGTACGTGGTCGAGAACGGCTTCACCCACGTCGAGCTGATGCCCGTCGCCGAGCATCCCTTCGGCGGGTCGTGGGGCTACCAGGTGACGTCGTACTACGCGCCGACCTCCCGGCTGGGCACCCCCGACGACTTCCGCTATCTGGTGGACACCCTGCACCAGGCGGGCATCGGCGTGATCATGGACTGGGTGCCCGCCCACTTCCCGAAGGACGCGTGGGCGCTCGGCCGGTTCGACGGGACCGCGCTCTACGAACACTCCGACCCCCGGCGCGGTGAGCAACTCGACTGGGGCACCTACGTTTTCGACTTCGGACGCAACGAGGTGCGTAACTTTCTGGTGGCCAACGCGCTGTACTGGCTGCAGGAGTTCCACATCGACGGGCTGCGGGTGGACGCGGTGGCCTCGATGCTCTACCTGGACTACTCGCGCCCGTCGGGCGGCTGGACCCCGAACATCTACGGCGGCCGGGAGAACCTGGAGGCCGTGCAGTTCCTGCAGGAGATGAACGCCACCGTGCACAAGGCGGCGCCGGGCATCGTCACGATCGCCGAGGAGTCCACGTCGTGGCCGGGGGTGACCAGACCGACCAGCCTCGGCGGACTTGGCTTCTCGATGAAGTGGAACATGGGCTGGATGAACGACACCCTGGAGTTCATCAAGCGCGACCCGATCCACCGCAGCTACCACCACCACGAGATCACGTTCTCGATGCTGTACGCGTTCAGCGAGAACTTCGTGTTGCCGATCAGCCACGACGAGGTCGTGCACGGCAAGGGCACGCTGTGGAGCCGGATGCCCGGCAACGACCACAACAAGGCCGCCGGGGTGCGCAGCCTGCTGGCCTACCAGTGGGCGCATCCCGGCAAGCAGCTGCTGTTCATGGGCCAGGAGTTCGGCCAGCGCGCCGAGTGGTCCGAGGAGCGCGGCGTGGACTGGTATCAGCTCGACGAGAACGGCTTCTCCACCGGGATCCAGCGGATGGTGCGCGACATGAACGCCGTCTACCGGCGCTCCCGCGCGCTGTGGTCGCAGGACACCCGGCCCGAGGGCTACTCGTGGATCGACGCCAACGACTCGACCAACAACGTGCTGAGCTTCCTGCGCTACGGCGACGACGGGTCGGTGCTGGCGTGCGTGTTCAACTTCTCGGGGGTCGAGCACAGCAGCTACCGGGTGGGCCTGCCGCACGCCGGCACCTGGCGCGAGGTGCTCAACACCGACGCCGACATCTACAACGGCTCGGGTATCGGCAACTACGGAGCGGTCGAGGCGACCAGCGAACCGTGGCACGGCAGGCCCGCCTCGGCGGTGATGGTGTTACCGCCGCTGTCGGCCCTGTGGTTCGAGTACGTGCGCCCCGAGGGCCGGAGTTAG
- a CDS encoding tetratricopeptide repeat protein, with the protein MSRPRPPASQIAASMAGAIDLSALKQRPSGDGGSSAPAGGVEITEANLENEVLVRSSQVPVVVLLWSPRSDASAQLGTTLGELAKADGGKWSLATVNVDAVPRVAQMFGVQAIPTVVALAAGQPIASFQGLQPADQLRRWIDSLLNAVAGKLAGPGGEQAEQVDPAVAQARSYLDAGDFDNARKAYQAILDANPTHAEAKGAIRQIDFLQRATTRAPGAIVAADAAPDNIELAFAAADVEIMQQNVAAAFDRLIGLIKRTSGDDRTKVRTRLIELFELFDPADPEVIAGRRKLANALY; encoded by the coding sequence GTGAGTCGTCCACGTCCTCCTGCTTCCCAGATCGCCGCCTCCATGGCAGGTGCGATCGATCTGTCCGCGCTCAAGCAGCGGCCGTCGGGTGACGGTGGCTCGTCGGCCCCCGCCGGCGGGGTGGAGATCACCGAGGCCAACCTCGAGAACGAGGTCCTGGTCCGGTCCAGCCAGGTGCCCGTCGTGGTGCTGCTGTGGTCGCCGCGCAGCGACGCCAGCGCCCAGCTGGGCACCACGCTCGGCGAGCTCGCCAAGGCCGACGGCGGCAAGTGGTCGCTGGCGACGGTGAACGTCGACGCGGTGCCGCGGGTGGCGCAGATGTTCGGCGTGCAGGCGATCCCCACGGTGGTGGCACTGGCCGCCGGCCAGCCCATCGCCAGCTTCCAGGGCTTGCAGCCGGCCGACCAGCTGCGCCGCTGGATCGACTCGCTGCTCAACGCGGTCGCGGGCAAGCTGGCCGGGCCCGGCGGTGAGCAGGCCGAGCAGGTCGATCCCGCGGTGGCACAGGCGCGTTCGTACCTGGACGCCGGCGATTTCGACAACGCCCGCAAGGCCTATCAGGCGATCCTGGACGCCAACCCGACCCACGCCGAGGCCAAGGGGGCGATCCGGCAGATCGACTTCCTGCAGCGCGCCACCACCAGGGCGCCGGGCGCGATCGTCGCTGCCGACGCGGCCCCCGACAACATCGAGCTGGCGTTCGCCGCCGCCGATGTCGAGATCATGCAGCAGAACGTCGCCGCGGCGTTCGACCGGCTGATCGGCCTGATCAAGCGCACCTCCGGTGACGACCGCACCAAGGTCCGCACCCGGCTGATCGAGCTGTTCGAGCTGTTCGACCCGGCCGATCCCGAGGTCATCGCCGGCCGCCGCAAGCTGGCCAACGCCCTGTACTAA
- a CDS encoding DUF3817 domain-containing protein, with amino-acid sequence MTSALTARLAPLNVAGWFRFVALLEAVSWIGLLAGMYFKYVGSPRTEIGVKIFGPIHGGVFVAFVVAAFLAGVAFSWAAGTWLAAIVASIVPLGSVIFLMWADRTGRMGAPAAVAQPGRSAPETT; translated from the coding sequence GTGACCTCCGCTCTCACCGCGCGCCTGGCTCCGCTCAACGTCGCCGGATGGTTCAGGTTCGTGGCCCTGCTGGAAGCCGTCAGCTGGATCGGTCTGCTGGCCGGGATGTACTTCAAGTACGTCGGCAGCCCGCGCACCGAGATCGGCGTCAAGATCTTCGGCCCGATCCACGGCGGGGTGTTCGTCGCGTTCGTGGTGGCGGCGTTCCTGGCCGGGGTGGCGTTCTCATGGGCGGCCGGCACCTGGCTGGCCGCGATCGTGGCCAGCATCGTGCCGCTGGGCAGCGTGATCTTCCTCATGTGGGCCGATCGCACCGGCCGGATGGGCGCACCCGCCGCCGTCGCGCAACCGGGGCGGTCGGCGCCGGAAACGACGTGA
- a CDS encoding acetyl-CoA C-acetyltransferase: protein MTTSVIVAGARTPVGKLMGSLKDFSATDLGAIAIKAALEKAKVEPSLVEYVIMGQVLTAGAGQMPARQSAVGAGIPWDVPALSINKMCLSGIDAIALADQLIRAGEFDVVVAGGQESMSQAPHLLPKSREGIKYGNATLVDHLAYDGLHDVFTDQPMGALTEQRNDVDKFTREEQDEFAARSHQKAAAAWKDGVFADEVVPVQIPQRKGDPIEFLQDEGIRANTTAESLAGLKPSFRKDGTITAGSSSQISDGACAVVVMNKAKAEELGLTWLAEIGAHGVVAGPDSTLQSQPANAIKKAIAREGITVDQLDVLEINEAFAAVSLASTKELGADPDKVNVNGGAIAIGHPIGMSGARITLHAALELARRGKGYAVAALCGAGGQGDALILRRP from the coding sequence ATGACGACGTCGGTGATTGTTGCTGGGGCGCGGACTCCGGTCGGCAAGCTCATGGGTTCGCTGAAGGACTTCTCGGCGACAGATCTCGGCGCGATCGCGATCAAGGCCGCCCTGGAGAAGGCCAAGGTCGAGCCCTCCCTCGTGGAGTACGTGATCATGGGCCAGGTGCTCACCGCAGGCGCGGGCCAGATGCCCGCCCGCCAGTCGGCCGTCGGCGCCGGAATCCCGTGGGATGTGCCCGCCCTGTCGATCAACAAGATGTGCCTGTCGGGCATCGACGCCATCGCCCTGGCCGACCAGCTGATCCGCGCCGGCGAGTTCGACGTCGTCGTCGCCGGCGGCCAGGAGTCGATGAGCCAGGCCCCGCACCTGCTGCCGAAGAGCCGCGAGGGCATCAAGTACGGCAACGCCACCCTGGTCGATCACCTCGCCTACGACGGTCTGCACGACGTGTTCACCGACCAGCCGATGGGTGCGCTCACCGAACAGCGCAACGACGTCGACAAGTTCACCCGCGAGGAGCAGGACGAGTTCGCGGCGCGCAGCCACCAGAAGGCCGCCGCGGCGTGGAAGGACGGCGTGTTCGCCGACGAGGTCGTCCCGGTGCAGATCCCGCAGCGCAAGGGTGACCCGATCGAGTTCCTGCAGGACGAGGGCATCCGCGCCAACACCACCGCCGAGTCGCTGGCGGGGCTCAAGCCCTCGTTCCGCAAGGACGGCACCATCACCGCCGGTTCGTCGTCGCAGATCTCCGACGGCGCCTGCGCGGTCGTGGTGATGAACAAGGCCAAGGCCGAGGAGCTGGGGCTGACCTGGCTGGCCGAGATCGGCGCGCACGGCGTCGTCGCGGGTCCGGACTCCACGCTGCAGTCGCAGCCGGCCAACGCCATCAAGAAAGCCATTGCGCGCGAAGGCATCACGGTCGACCAGCTGGACGTGCTGGAGATCAACGAGGCGTTCGCCGCGGTGTCGCTGGCGTCCACCAAGGAGCTCGGTGCGGACCCGGACAAGGTCAACGTCAACGGCGGTGCCATCGCGATCGGTCACCCGATCGGCATGTCGGGCGCCCGCATCACGCTGCACGCCGCCCTCGAACTGGCCCGCCGCGGCAAGGGTTACGCGGTGGCGGCGCTGTGCGGCGCCGGCGGTCAGGGTGACGCGCTGATCCTGCGCCGCCCGTGA
- the mce gene encoding methylmalonyl-CoA epimerase: protein MTTEHVDVRPALSSALVTAIDHVGIAVPDLDAAIKWYHDHLGMIVLHEEVNEEQGVREAMLAVRGAAVGSTEIQLLAPLNEKSTIAKFIDTRGPGLQQLAYRVSDIDELSERLRADGVRLLYDAPKRGTANSRINFIHPKDAGGVLIELVEPAADAH from the coding sequence ATGACCACTGAACACGTAGATGTCCGTCCGGCGCTCTCCAGCGCTCTGGTGACGGCGATCGATCACGTGGGGATCGCGGTACCGGACCTCGACGCCGCGATCAAGTGGTATCACGACCACCTCGGCATGATCGTGCTGCACGAGGAGGTCAACGAGGAGCAGGGTGTCCGCGAGGCCATGCTGGCCGTGCGCGGCGCCGCGGTGGGCAGCACCGAGATCCAGCTTCTCGCCCCGCTGAACGAGAAGTCGACGATCGCGAAGTTCATCGACACCCGCGGCCCGGGCCTGCAGCAGCTGGCCTACCGCGTCAGCGATATCGACGAGCTCTCCGAGCGGCTGCGCGCCGACGGTGTGCGCCTGCTCTACGACGCGCCCAAGCGCGGCACCGCGAACTCGCGCATCAACTTCATTCATCCCAAGGACGCCGGCGGCGTGCTCATCGAGCTCGTCGAGCCCGCGGCCGACGCGCACTGA
- the nucS gene encoding endonuclease NucS produces MRLVIAQCTVDYVGRLTAHLPSAKRLLLIKADGSVSVHADDRAYKPLNWMSPPCWLTEDTSGDVPVWVVENKAGEQLRITVEAIEHDTNHELGVDPGLVKDGVEAHLQELLAEHVELLGPGYTLVRREYMTAIGPVDLLCRDENGRSVAVEIKRRGEIDGVEQLTRYLELLNRDSLLAPVTGIFAAQQIKPQARTLAEDRGIRCVTLDYDKMRGMDSDEFRLF; encoded by the coding sequence GTGCGTCTCGTGATCGCCCAATGCACCGTTGATTACGTCGGACGTCTGACCGCACATCTGCCCTCGGCTAAGCGCCTGCTGCTGATCAAGGCGGACGGATCGGTCAGCGTGCACGCCGACGACCGCGCCTACAAGCCGCTGAACTGGATGAGCCCGCCGTGCTGGCTCACCGAGGACACCTCGGGCGACGTGCCGGTCTGGGTCGTCGAGAACAAGGCGGGGGAGCAGCTGCGCATCACCGTCGAGGCCATCGAGCACGACACCAACCACGAGCTCGGCGTCGACCCGGGCCTGGTCAAGGACGGCGTGGAGGCCCACCTGCAGGAGCTGCTCGCCGAGCACGTCGAGCTGTTGGGCCCCGGCTACACCCTGGTGCGACGCGAGTACATGACCGCGATCGGGCCCGTCGACCTGCTGTGCCGCGACGAGAACGGTCGCTCGGTGGCCGTCGAGATCAAGCGCCGCGGCGAGATCGACGGCGTCGAACAGCTCACCCGCTATCTCGAACTGCTCAACCGCGACAGCCTGCTCGCCCCGGTCACCGGGATCTTCGCCGCGCAGCAGATCAAACCGCAGGCCCGCACGCTGGCCGAGGACCGGGGCATCCGCTGTGTGACGTTGGACTACGACAAGATGCGCGGGATGGACAGCGACGAGTTCCGGCTGTTCTGA
- a CDS encoding adenylate/guanylate cyclase domain-containing protein produces MAANRSVAHRLGRVLEAVTRQSGRLSTTPEYGSWVLGKVSDTQLHRRVRIQVILTCLILLTNLLGIAVATLLVAFVFPTPSVFGDAPRWLTLLVSPGYIALAVGGGAFWVTRRIVNSLRWAIEERKPDRTNQYDTFVAPWRVARMVLVLWAVGAVLLTSLYGLHATEFIPRFLFAVTFSGIVVATACYLITEFALRPVAAQALEAGPPPRRLTDGIMGRTMLVWLLGSGVPVMGIGVTAIFALLLRNMTPTQFGLAVLAISALSLVFGSLLMWLLSWLTATPVRVVRNALKHVEQGDLNCNVVVFDGTELGELQRGFNSMVDGLKERERLRDLFGRHVGREVAKAAERERIKLGGEERHIAVIFVDIIGSTHLVTTRPATEVVDLLNRFFAVIVEEVDRHRGFVNKFEGDGALAVFGAPNHLERPEDAALGAARAIARRIQAEVPECDAGIGVAAGEAVAGNVGARERFEYTVIGEPVNQAARLCELAKEQPGHLLASADAVAGAGEAERARWTLGETVVLRGHDEPTRLALPVVD; encoded by the coding sequence ATGGCCGCCAACAGGAGCGTCGCGCATCGGCTGGGCCGCGTCCTGGAGGCGGTGACCCGGCAGAGCGGACGTCTGTCCACCACCCCGGAGTACGGCTCCTGGGTGCTGGGCAAGGTCAGCGACACGCAGCTGCACCGGCGGGTCCGCATCCAGGTGATCCTGACCTGCCTGATCCTGCTGACCAACCTGCTGGGTATCGCGGTGGCCACCCTTCTGGTGGCGTTCGTGTTCCCCACGCCCAGCGTGTTCGGTGACGCGCCGCGGTGGCTGACGCTGCTGGTGAGCCCCGGCTACATCGCGCTCGCGGTCGGCGGTGGCGCGTTCTGGGTGACCCGGCGCATCGTGAACTCGCTGCGGTGGGCCATCGAGGAACGCAAACCCGACCGGACCAACCAGTACGACACATTCGTCGCACCGTGGCGGGTGGCGCGCATGGTGCTGGTGTTGTGGGCGGTGGGCGCGGTGCTGCTGACCTCGCTGTACGGCCTGCACGCCACGGAGTTCATCCCCCGGTTCCTGTTCGCGGTGACCTTCTCGGGAATCGTGGTGGCCACCGCGTGCTACCTGATCACCGAGTTCGCGCTGCGACCGGTGGCGGCGCAGGCGCTGGAGGCCGGGCCGCCGCCGCGCCGGCTCACCGACGGCATCATGGGCCGCACGATGCTGGTGTGGCTGCTCGGGTCGGGTGTGCCGGTCATGGGCATCGGGGTGACGGCGATCTTCGCGCTGCTGCTGCGCAACATGACGCCCACCCAGTTCGGGCTGGCGGTGCTGGCCATCTCGGCGCTGTCGCTGGTGTTCGGTTCGCTGCTGATGTGGCTGCTGTCGTGGCTGACCGCCACCCCTGTGCGGGTGGTGCGCAACGCGCTCAAACACGTCGAGCAGGGCGACTTGAACTGCAACGTGGTCGTTTTCGACGGAACCGAGCTCGGCGAGCTGCAGCGCGGCTTCAACTCGATGGTCGACGGGCTCAAGGAGCGGGAGCGGTTGCGCGACCTGTTCGGCCGTCACGTCGGCCGTGAGGTCGCCAAGGCCGCCGAGCGCGAGCGCATCAAGCTGGGCGGCGAGGAACGCCACATCGCGGTGATCTTCGTCGACATCATCGGCTCGACGCACCTGGTGACGACGCGGCCGGCCACCGAGGTCGTCGACCTGCTCAACCGGTTCTTCGCTGTCATCGTCGAGGAGGTCGACCGGCACCGCGGCTTCGTCAACAAGTTCGAGGGCGACGGGGCGCTGGCGGTGTTCGGCGCCCCCAACCATCTCGAGCGACCCGAGGACGCCGCGCTGGGGGCGGCGCGGGCGATCGCCCGCCGGATTCAGGCCGAGGTGCCCGAGTGCGACGCGGGCATCGGGGTGGCCGCCGGCGAGGCGGTGGCCGGAAACGTCGGCGCCCGCGAGCGTTTCGAGTACACGGTGATCGGCGAACCGGTCAACCAGGCGGCCCGGTTGTGCGAGCTGGCCAAGGAGCAGCCCGGTCATCTGCTGGCGTCAGCGGACGCGGTGGCCGGCGCCGGCGAGGCCGAACGGGCCCGCTGGACACTGGGCGAGACCGTCGTCCTGCGCGGCCACGACGAACCGACGCGGCTGGCGCTGCCGGTCGTCGACTGA
- the tpx gene encoding thiol peroxidase: MAQITLRGNPINTVGDLPAVGSAAPGFTLTGTDLGEVSDEQFKGKPFLLNIFPSIDTPVCATSVRTFNERAAGTGAAVVCVSKDLPFAQKRFCGAEGIENVTTASAFRGSFGEDYGVTLADGPMAGLLARAVVVVGADGKVVHAELVPEIAQEPDYDAALQALG; this comes from the coding sequence GTGGCTCAGATAACACTGCGTGGAAACCCCATCAACACCGTCGGCGATCTGCCCGCCGTGGGTTCGGCGGCCCCCGGCTTCACCCTGACCGGCACCGACCTCGGTGAGGTCAGCGATGAGCAGTTCAAGGGCAAGCCGTTCCTGCTGAATATTTTCCCGTCCATCGATACCCCGGTCTGTGCGACCAGCGTGCGCACCTTCAACGAGCGCGCGGCCGGCACCGGCGCCGCCGTGGTGTGCGTGTCCAAGGACCTGCCGTTCGCACAGAAGCGCTTCTGCGGCGCCGAGGGCATCGAGAACGTGACCACCGCGTCGGCGTTCCGCGGCAGTTTCGGTGAGGACTACGGCGTCACCCTCGCCGACGGTCCGATGGCCGGGCTGCTCGCGCGGGCGGTCGTCGTGGTCGGTGCGGACGGCAAGGTCGTCCACGCCGAACTGGTACCCGAGATCGCCCAGGAGCCCGACTACGACGCGGCGCTGCAGGCACTCGGCTGA
- a CDS encoding DNA-3-methyladenine glycosylase 2 family protein has product MYDDFDRCYRAVQSKDARFDGWFVTAVLTTGIYCRPSCPVRPPYARNLRFYPTAAAAQKAGFRACKRCRPDASPGSPEWNMRGDLVARAMRLIADGLVDREGVSGLAARLGYTTRQLERVLQAEVGASPLALARAQRTQTARVLIETTDLPFSDVAFAAGFSSIRQFNDTIRAVCDLTPTALRSRARTRISADGGAGTLTLRLPVRTPFAYEGLFGHLAASIVPGVEEVRDGAYRRTLRLPHGTGIVSLTPAPDHVRCSVVLDDFRDLTTAIARCRRLLDLDADPEAVVDALGADPDLAPLVAKAPGQRIPRTVDEHELAVRAVLGQQVSVKAARTHAGRLAAAYGTPVADGRGGLTRVFPAIEDLADIDPAHLAFPASRRRSLTTLIRALAHGDVVLDAGCDWNTAREQLLGLPGIGPWTAELIAMRGLGDPDAFPVTDLGVRVAAERLGLPTDPRALAELSTRWRPWRSYATQHLWTTLEHAVNDWPPKEK; this is encoded by the coding sequence GTGTACGACGATTTCGACCGCTGTTACCGAGCCGTCCAGTCCAAGGACGCCCGGTTCGACGGCTGGTTCGTCACCGCCGTGCTGACCACGGGCATCTACTGCCGGCCCAGCTGCCCGGTCCGGCCACCGTACGCGCGCAATCTGCGGTTCTATCCGACCGCCGCGGCCGCGCAGAAGGCCGGCTTCCGGGCGTGCAAGCGGTGCCGCCCCGACGCGTCACCAGGCTCCCCGGAATGGAACATGCGCGGTGACCTGGTGGCCAGGGCGATGCGGCTGATCGCCGACGGGTTGGTCGACCGCGAGGGCGTCAGCGGCCTGGCCGCCCGGCTGGGCTACACCACGCGGCAGCTGGAGCGTGTGCTGCAGGCCGAGGTGGGCGCGAGTCCGCTGGCCCTGGCGCGGGCGCAGCGGACGCAGACCGCCCGGGTGCTGATCGAGACCACCGATCTGCCGTTCAGCGATGTGGCGTTCGCGGCGGGTTTCTCCAGCATCCGGCAGTTCAACGACACCATCCGGGCGGTGTGCGATCTGACGCCGACGGCGCTGCGCAGCCGGGCGCGGACGCGTATCAGCGCCGACGGCGGCGCGGGCACGTTGACGCTGCGGCTGCCGGTGCGGACGCCGTTCGCGTACGAGGGCCTGTTCGGTCATCTGGCGGCGAGCATCGTCCCAGGCGTCGAGGAGGTGCGCGACGGCGCCTACCGCCGCACCCTGCGGCTGCCGCACGGCACGGGGATCGTCAGCCTCACCCCGGCGCCCGACCACGTGCGATGTTCGGTGGTGCTCGACGACTTCCGCGATCTGACGACGGCGATCGCGCGGTGCCGCCGGCTGCTCGACCTGGACGCCGATCCGGAGGCCGTGGTCGACGCGCTCGGCGCGGATCCCGATCTGGCGCCGCTGGTGGCCAAGGCGCCGGGGCAGCGCATCCCGCGCACGGTCGACGAGCACGAGCTGGCGGTGCGGGCGGTGCTGGGACAGCAGGTGTCGGTCAAGGCGGCCCGCACCCATGCGGGCCGGCTGGCAGCGGCGTACGGTACCCCGGTCGCCGACGGTCGGGGCGGTCTCACCCGGGTGTTTCCGGCGATCGAGGATCTCGCTGACATCGACCCCGCGCATCTGGCGTTCCCGGCGTCGCGGCGGCGGTCGTTGACGACGCTGATCCGGGCGCTGGCCCACGGAGATGTGGTGTTGGACGCGGGCTGTGACTGGAACACCGCGCGCGAACAGCTGCTCGGACTGCCGGGAATCGGGCCGTGGACCGCGGAGTTGATCGCGATGCGGGGCCTCGGCGATCCGGACGCGTTCCCGGTGACCGATCTGGGGGTGCGGGTGGCGGCCGAGCGGCTCGGGCTGCCGACCGACCCGCGGGCGCTGGCAGAGCTGAGCACACGGTGGCGGCCGTGGCGGTCGTATGCCACCCAACACCTGTGGACCACACTCGAGCATGCGGTCAACGACTGGCCGCCGAAGGAGAAGTGA
- a CDS encoding methylated-DNA--[protein]-cysteine S-methyltransferase codes for MAELRFRTMDSPVGMLTLAGRDGRVMHLRMTDQTYEPSRDGWIPDERAFPEAVEQLEAYFAGELSEFDLELELIGTDFQRRVWAALLTIPYGETRSYGEIARQIGAPGASRAVGLANGHNPISIIVPCHRVIGANGSLTGYGGGLERKRLLLDMEKRRVSSALTLFE; via the coding sequence ATGGCAGAGTTGCGTTTTCGCACAATGGACAGCCCGGTGGGAATGCTGACACTGGCAGGCCGCGACGGGCGGGTCATGCATCTGCGGATGACGGATCAGACCTATGAGCCCAGCCGCGACGGGTGGATACCCGACGAACGGGCCTTCCCCGAGGCGGTCGAGCAGCTGGAGGCGTACTTCGCCGGCGAGCTGAGCGAGTTCGACCTCGAGTTGGAGCTGATCGGTACGGACTTTCAGCGCAGGGTGTGGGCGGCGCTGCTGACCATTCCCTACGGCGAAACCCGTTCGTACGGGGAGATCGCACGGCAGATCGGAGCACCCGGGGCGTCCCGCGCGGTCGGATTGGCCAACGGGCACAACCCGATCAGCATCATCGTGCCGTGCCACCGGGTGATCGGCGCCAACGGCAGCCTCACCGGGTACGGCGGCGGGTTGGAGCGCAAGCGGCTGCTGCTCGACATGGAGAAGCGCCGGGTCTCCAGCGCGTTGACGTTGTTCGAGTGA